The following coding sequences lie in one Spinacia oleracea cultivar Varoflay chromosome 1, BTI_SOV_V1, whole genome shotgun sequence genomic window:
- the LOC110801703 gene encoding protein FAR-RED IMPAIRED RESPONSE 1-like, whose amino-acid sequence MNKVKQLTGATWRCECYGAPYMRERREAKKRAKNMQLGTSAIPEPPTKKIRKSKKCECLAMLRASRNGEGEWVVRHVVLEHSNHQPTPSKWRGVKEYRMALVTDHFKEDLLIRFDSGAPVSQVRENLAERLGGIEYVVLTEKDMSHIVHKERKLKMEGGDVNAMMSYFEGLQKDNDKFFHAHRLDEEGHLKDIMWVDARNRVAFKDFGEVVCFDATYLTNSYELPFANFVGVNHHGHSLFLGCALMSHEDSESFTWLFRQWRICMGGRCPIAILTDQAPAMRRPLLEVMPEARHRWYEELKDVMKEVVYESLCVEEFESRWLSMLVEYKVKDHAKSHEWLRDMYKERNMWVPAYMNNYFWAGMKTTQRVESINSFFDGFLEKKTKLYEFPTKYCDAMNKRCSDEKHADNNCAKYIRKLVTGFHVEKVFQKLYTDNKFRDVQRE is encoded by the exons ATGAATAAAGTCAAGCAACTGACCGGTGCGACATGGAGGTGTGAGTGTTATGGTGCGCCTTATATGAGGGAGAGAAGGGAGGCGAAGAAGAGAGCAAAGAATATGCAGTTGGGTACTAGTGCAATACCCGAGCCTCCGACAAAGAAGATAAGGAAGTCAAAGAAGTGTGAGTGTCTTGCAATGTTAAGAGCTAGTAGGAATGGGGAAGGTGAGTGGGTAGTAAGGCATGTCGTATTAGAACACTCTAACCACCAGCCAACTCCCAGCAAGTGGAGGGGAGTGAAAGAGTATAGAATGGCCCTTGTCACAGATCATTTCAAGGAAGATTTACTAATAAGATTTGATTCGGGTGCGCCGGTGTCACAGGTTAGGGAAAATCTTGCGGAACGATTGGGTGGCATTGAATATGTTGTCTTAACTGAAAAAGACATGTCACACATCGTTCACAAAGAACGAAaattgaaaatggaaggtgGGGATGTGAATGCAATGATGTCCTATTTCGAGGGGTTGCAAAAGGACAATGATAAATTCTTCCACGCCCACAGACTAGATGAGGAAGGTCATCTAAAGGATATTATGTGGGTTGATGCAAGGAATCGTGTTGCCTTTAAGGACTTTGGGGAGGTCGTATGCTTTGATGCTACCTACCTCACCAACTCCTATGAGCTCCCCTTTGCTAATTTTGTCGGAGTGAATCATCATGGTCACTCATTGTTTCTTGGTTGTGCGCTGATGTCCCATGAAGATTCAGAAAGCTTTACGTGGTTGTTTAGGCAGTGGCGCATATGCATGGGTGGAAGATGTCCCATTGCAATTTTAACTGATCAGGCACCGGCTATGAGACGTCCTTTGTTAGAAGTAATGCCTGAAGCTCGACATCGTTG GTATGAAGAGTTGAAAGATGTGATGAAAGAGGTTGTGTATGAGAGTCTATGTGTAGAGGAGTTTGAGAGCAGATGGTTGAGTATGTTAGTTGAATATAAGGTTAAAGATCATGCTAAGAGTCATGAGTGGCTGAGAGACATGTATAAGGAAAGAAATATGTGGGTGCCTGCATATATGAACAACTATTTTTGGGCTGGCATGAAGACCACGCAACGGGTAGAGTCAATAAACTCTTTTTTCGATGGTTTTTTGGAGAAGAAGACTAAGTTGTATGAGTTTCCAACAAAATATTGTGATGCTATGAATAAAAGGTGTAGTGATGAAAAACATGCGGACAATAATTGTGCGAAATATATCCGTAAACTTGTTACTGGTTTCCACGTTGAGAAGGTCTTCCAGAAGCTATACACGGACAACAAGTTTAGAGATGTCCAAAGAGAATGA